One Bos indicus x Bos taurus breed Angus x Brahman F1 hybrid chromosome 6, Bos_hybrid_MaternalHap_v2.0, whole genome shotgun sequence genomic window carries:
- the TIGD2 gene encoding tigger transposable element-derived protein 2: protein MLGKRKRVVLTIKDKLDIIKKLEEGISFKKLSVVYGIGESTVRDIKKNKERIINYANSSDPTSGVSKRKSMKSSTYEELDRVMIEWFNQQKTDGIPVSGTICAKQAKFFFDALGMEGDFNASSGWLTRFKQRHGIPKAAGKGTKLKGDETAASEFCGNFQEFVERENLQPEQIYGADQTGLFWKCLPSRTLALETEQSSSGYRSSRERIIIMCCANATGLHKLNLCVVGKAKKPRAFKGADLSNLPVTYFSQKSAWIEHSVFRQWFEKYFVPQVQKHLKSKGLLEKAVLLLDFPPAHPNEELLSSDDGRIIVKYLPPNVTSLIQPMSQGVLATVKRYYRAGLLQKYMDEGTDPRMFWKNLTVLDAIYEVSRAWNMIKSSTITKAWKKLFPGTEENSGMNIDEGAILAANLATVLQNTEDCEHVDLENIDQWFDSRSNDSSCQVLTDSEGVEDQARPAETKPSSKTRKTELNPEKHISHKAALEWTENLLDYLEQQDDMLLSDKLVLRRLRTIIRRKQKIQNNKSH from the coding sequence ATGTTGGGGAAACGAAAGCGTGTGGTGTTGACAATTAAGGACAAGCTTGACATTATTAAGAAATTGGAGGAGGGCATCTCTTTCAAAAAGCTTTCCGTGGTATATGGAATTGGTGAATCCACAGTTCGtgatattaaaaagaacaaagaaaggataATAAACTATGCCAACAGTTCAGATCCTACAAGTGGGGTATCCAAACGTAAATCTATGAAGTCGTCCACATATGAAGAACTTGACAGAGTTATGATAGAGTGGTTTAACCAACAGAAAACAGATGGAATTCCAGTGTCAGGAACGATTTGTGCAAAACAAGCCAAGTTCTTTTTTGATGCTCTGGGGATGGAAGGTGATTTTAATGCATCCTCTGGCTGGCTGACTCGATTCAAGCAGCGCCATGGTATTCCAAAGGCTGCTGGtaaaggaacaaaattaaaaggagacgAAACTGCTGCCAGTGAGTTTTGTGGTAACTTTCAGGAATTCGTTGAGAGAGAGAATCTACAACCAGAACAAATTTATGGTGCTGATCAAACTGGATTGTTCTGGAAATGTCTACCATCAAGGACATTAGCTCTTGAAACTGAGCAAAGTTCTTCTGGTTATAGATCAAGCAGAGAGAGAATCATTATTATGTGTTGTGCAAATGCCACTGGTTTACACAAACTTAATCTTTGTGTTGtgggaaaagcaaaaaaaccTCGTGCATTCAAAGGAGCTGATCTTTCAAACCTTCCTGTCACTTATTTCAGTCAAAAAAGTGCATGGATAGAACATTCTGTTTTCAGACAGTGGTTTGAAAAATACTTTGTGCCACAGGTACAGAAGCATTTGAAATCCAAGGGGCTTCTAGAAAAAGCAGTGCTCCTTTTGGACTTTCCTCCAGCACATCCAAATGAAGAATTGTTGAGTTCAGATGATGGCAGaataattgtgaaatatttacCACCAAATGTCACAAGTCTCATTCAACCTATGAGCCAAGGAGTTCTAGCCACAGTAAAAAGATACTACCGAGCAGGACTTCTCCAGAAATACATGGATGAAGGAACTGACCCCAGAATGTTCTGGAAGAACTTGACAGTGTTAGATGCAATTTATGAAGTGTCAAGAGCTTGGAACATGATAAAGTCAAGTACCATAACCAAAGCATGGAAAAAACTTTTCCCTGGCACTGAAGAGAATTCAGGCATGAACATTGATGAAGGAGCCATTTTAGCAGCTAACTTAGCAACAGTTTTACAGAACACAGAAGACTGTGAACATGTTGACCTTGAGAATATTGATCAGTGGTTTGACTCTCGGAGTAATGATTCAAGCTGTCAGGTCCTAACTGACAGTGAAGGTGTGGAGGACCAGGCCAGGCCTGCCGAGACCAAGCCTTCCAGTAAGActagaaaaacagaactgaatCCAGAGAAGCATATCAGCCATAAAGCTGCACTTGAATGGACCGAAAATTTACTAGATTATCTAGAACAACAAGATGACATGCTTCTGTCTGATAAACTGGTATTGCGAAGGCTTCGAACCataataagaagaaaacagaagatccAGAATAACAAAAGTCATTAA